From the genome of Cytophagales bacterium:
CTAAACCGCTATTCCCGCCACATCATCCTCCCCGAAATAGGGCAAAAGGGACAGGAAAAGCTCAAGCAGGCAAAAGTGCTTGTGGTTGGTGCGGGTGGTTTGGGCTGTCCTGTGCTGCAATACTTAACGGCTGCCGGGGTAGGAACCATAGGTATCGTGGATTTTGATAAAGTTGATGAATCAAATCTTCAGAGGCAAATTTTATATGATGTAGAAGATATTGGCAAACAAAAAGCAGAAACAGCCCGGCACAAATTGTCCTTAATGAACCCATATATTAATTTTGAAGTTTACGATACCCGCCTTGACAAAGACAACGCACTGGATATATTCAAAGATTATGAAATAATTGTAGATGGTTCAGATAATTTTCCTACAAGATATTTAGTCAATGATGCATGCGTGATCTTGGATAAGCCGCTGGTTTACGGCTCAATTTCCAGGTTTGAAGGGCAGGTATCTGTCTTTAATTTCATTGCGAGCGAAGCGAAGCAATCCCCCTCTGTTGATATGGGATTTAGGGGGGCTGGCCCAACTTACCGCTGCCTTTTCCCTAAACCACCCAATCCGGAAGATGTCCCCAATTGTGCCGAGGCTGGAGTATTGGGTGTGCTACCTGGCATTATAGGAACGATGCAAGCCAATGAGGTGATCAAAATAATTACAGGCATTGGTGAGCCATTATCCGGAAAGTTGTTTATCTTTGATGCGCTCAGTTTTGAGAACAGAACAATTAATTTTAAAAGAGTTGAGGAAAATTGCGAGATCACAGGGCTCATTGATTATGAGCAGTTTTGTAATTCAAATACCCCATTAATAAAAGGGACTTCAAACAATAATATTATGAAAGAGATCACAGTTTTAGAATTAAAAGAAAAATTAGACAAAAACGAAGATATTACAATCATTGATGTCAGGGAACAATTTGAATATGACATCTGTAATCTTCAAGGAGTATTGATCCCAATGGGCGAACTCATGAACAATACAGATAAAATCCCTAAAGATAAACCAGTAGTCGTCCATTGTCGCACTGGAAGCAGAAGCGCTCAAGCTGTCCAATTCTTAAGCCAAAAATATGATTTTGATAATCTCTATAATCTAAAAGGAGGGATTCATGCCTGGGCAACCGAAATTGATACTGATATGGCTACATATTAGATGTAAGATGTTTGATGAGCAAACATCTTCTATTATTACGCTATCTTTCTTTTATTTTCCGGATCACTGTTATACGTACCTTTATGTCTTTTTCTTGTATCATATCCACGATTTTTTTATCTAATCTTTATCTTAGCCACTCTATATCTGTATTCTATCTTTTACTGTAGCTGTATTTACCACTGAGATAGTGTTATTAGTTTTTTATAGGTAGAGAGATTTTTATATTTTCCATTTCACTACCTGCTTTTTCATTGAGCATGCGTCTAAAAGGACTTACAATATCTTCCGGAGGTACAGATATACCTGTATCTTTCTTTAGTTCTCTGCGAATCATTTTCAGCCCTTGTTCACTTAAAATAACTTTAAGTATATTATGAATGGTTAATACATTCGTTAATTCCAATAATTTATCTAAACTACCCTTTTTAACTTCTTTAAAACTTATCAACTTAAATTTTTCTGCCAATTTAGCAGAGGTATCTTCTAATAGGTTCCATTG
Proteins encoded in this window:
- the moeB gene encoding molybdopterin-synthase adenylyltransferase MoeB; the protein is MLSPKELNRYSRHIILPEIGQKGQEKLKQAKVLVVGAGGLGCPVLQYLTAAGVGTIGIVDFDKVDESNLQRQILYDVEDIGKQKAETARHKLSLMNPYINFEVYDTRLDKDNALDIFKDYEIIVDGSDNFPTRYLVNDACVILDKPLVYGSISRFEGQVSVFNFIASEAKQSPSVDMGFRGAGPTYRCLFPKPPNPEDVPNCAEAGVLGVLPGIIGTMQANEVIKIITGIGEPLSGKLFIFDALSFENRTINFKRVEENCEITGLIDYEQFCNSNTPLIKGTSNNNIMKEITVLELKEKLDKNEDITIIDVREQFEYDICNLQGVLIPMGELMNNTDKIPKDKPVVVHCRTGSRSAQAVQFLSQKYDFDNLYNLKGGIHAWATEIDTDMATY